From one Ammospiza nelsoni isolate bAmmNel1 chromosome 14, bAmmNel1.pri, whole genome shotgun sequence genomic stretch:
- the LOC132079477 gene encoding CDC42 small effector protein 2-B-like, which translates to MTEFLVCFNWCNGEQPPPKRRRRLDRNMIGEPMNFVHTAHVGAGEMSSDYSSAVSIQDHMKSKGGYTNGTSATVEI; encoded by the exons ATGACTGAGTTCCTGGTTTGTTTTAACTGGTGCAATGGTGAACAGCCCCCACCG AAGAGGCGCCGGAGACTGGACCGGAATATGATAGGAGAGCCCATGAACTTTGTGCACACCGCGCACGTCGGGGCTGGGGAGATGAGCAGTGACTATTCCTCA gctGTGTCAATTCAGGACCATATGAAGTCTAAAGGAGGCTACACAAATGGCACTTCTGCAACTGTTGAAATATAG